From Halalkalibaculum roseum, the proteins below share one genomic window:
- a CDS encoding YfhO family protein, whose translation MARTSTDSLKEDFISRLSRNKQHVIALIVLFVLPIILYSSVLIGGQTFMANDVMQWRAGAESIIEYKEAHDGENPLWATNMFSGMPSYVISAPQSVPSLDTLVKEISDSAYPLQYFWVLLGGIYCLFILQGIRPFASVVGSILIGFTTYIPIIIEAGHNTKFVAYAIITWVLVGYWMMSRSNKKLLAFFIFSLALTLELRANHPQVFYYFIYLLGFWWIFDTVQAYRKNEITEWLTRSAYIAGAGLLAIMASLESYWRLYEYSQFSTRGGSTLDVGSGSGLGLDYAFSWSQGVGELLTLIIPGIFGGASGEAYWGPKPFTSGPHYLGAVAFLLALIGLFAYRKKIKYLFLGVGTLTMLFSLGENFRLLNEFMFNYVPFFNKFRTPEMWLIVTVFCFSVLAVFGIHALFTMAKEKVKQPKKLYIPLGMALGLGLIFAMGSNALLSFEKPGERQQYEQQVARQNNVSVDNPQVQQAVSNYMANQLKPARKAMAKKDSIRYFVIVLLASVLIYLFYSGRISKGYFLAALILFTAYDMLSVGNRYTSKDRLVPDRITAEQYIERQKRPLDEFIINNIQSEEGYPYRVFPLLDNPFNNAVPAYFYPSIGGYTGAKLAHYQDMIDRLLMAGPQGINMPILDMLNVKFISSGQQLPFPDLQQVYANQNRFVYENTNVLPKAFFVDTVVTAGSPGEAVQLMEPGSGFNPAELAVVETEQSLTTTADTAASVQVSSYTDNRIVLQTSTEEPGFLVLSEIYYPAGWQATLDGEPVPIYKTNFVLRGFSIPSGEHTLELRFKPTSAIWGARLAWAGHIIIWICGLLAIGLIYQRKS comes from the coding sequence ATGGCTCGAACATCCACGGATTCCCTGAAAGAGGACTTCATCTCCCGCCTTTCCAGAAATAAACAGCACGTTATTGCACTCATTGTGTTGTTTGTCTTACCTATTATTCTTTACAGTTCGGTATTGATCGGAGGCCAGACCTTCATGGCCAATGATGTGATGCAATGGCGTGCAGGTGCCGAATCCATCATTGAATATAAAGAAGCCCATGACGGGGAGAATCCACTTTGGGCGACCAACATGTTTTCGGGCATGCCCTCTTACGTCATCTCTGCTCCTCAATCAGTTCCAAGCCTTGACACCCTGGTAAAAGAAATTTCCGATTCTGCCTACCCCCTCCAATACTTCTGGGTACTTCTTGGAGGGATTTATTGTTTATTTATTTTACAGGGTATTCGTCCTTTTGCCTCTGTGGTCGGCTCTATTTTAATCGGTTTTACTACCTACATCCCAATCATTATTGAGGCCGGCCACAACACGAAGTTTGTGGCATATGCCATTATTACCTGGGTTCTGGTAGGTTATTGGATGATGAGCCGTTCTAATAAGAAACTCTTGGCCTTCTTCATATTCAGTCTTGCCCTGACCCTGGAACTGCGCGCCAACCACCCACAGGTCTTCTACTACTTTATCTACCTGCTTGGATTCTGGTGGATTTTCGATACCGTACAGGCATACCGGAAAAATGAGATTACCGAGTGGCTAACCCGTTCAGCTTATATTGCCGGAGCCGGATTATTGGCAATCATGGCCAGTCTGGAATCGTACTGGAGGCTTTACGAGTATTCACAATTCAGTACCCGGGGTGGCTCCACGCTGGATGTGGGTTCCGGCTCGGGTCTTGGCCTTGATTATGCCTTCAGCTGGTCGCAGGGGGTCGGTGAACTGCTTACCTTAATCATCCCCGGTATATTCGGTGGGGCTTCCGGTGAGGCTTACTGGGGTCCTAAGCCATTTACCAGTGGCCCCCATTACCTGGGGGCAGTTGCTTTTCTGCTTGCCTTAATAGGTCTCTTTGCCTATCGCAAAAAGATTAAGTACCTCTTCCTTGGGGTCGGTACATTAACAATGCTCTTCTCTCTGGGGGAGAACTTTCGGCTGCTGAATGAGTTTATGTTCAATTATGTACCATTTTTCAACAAGTTTCGGACCCCCGAAATGTGGCTGATTGTGACCGTTTTTTGCTTCTCGGTGCTTGCTGTATTTGGCATACATGCACTCTTTACTATGGCCAAAGAAAAAGTGAAACAGCCCAAAAAGCTTTACATACCTCTCGGAATGGCCCTTGGTTTGGGTCTGATTTTTGCCATGGGTAGCAATGCTCTGCTCTCCTTTGAAAAGCCGGGTGAACGTCAACAGTATGAACAGCAGGTAGCCCGGCAGAATAATGTCTCTGTTGATAATCCACAGGTGCAGCAGGCTGTTAGCAACTACATGGCGAATCAGCTGAAGCCTGCACGAAAGGCAATGGCCAAAAAAGATTCAATTCGTTACTTCGTCATCGTACTGCTAGCATCGGTTCTTATTTACCTGTTTTACAGCGGCAGAATTAGCAAAGGTTACTTCCTGGCAGCACTCATACTCTTTACGGCCTACGACATGTTGAGTGTTGGCAACCGTTATACCAGCAAAGACAGGCTAGTGCCGGACCGGATCACCGCAGAGCAGTATATTGAGCGACAAAAACGTCCGCTTGATGAGTTCATCATTAACAATATTCAAAGCGAAGAGGGATACCCTTACCGGGTATTTCCACTGCTTGACAACCCCTTTAACAATGCCGTTCCCGCGTATTTCTATCCAAGCATCGGAGGCTATACGGGAGCGAAACTGGCCCATTACCAGGATATGATCGACCGCCTGCTTATGGCCGGCCCCCAAGGCATCAATATGCCTATTTTGGATATGCTGAATGTAAAGTTTATCTCATCAGGACAACAGCTGCCCTTCCCTGATCTGCAACAGGTTTATGCCAACCAAAACAGGTTTGTCTACGAAAACACTAATGTACTACCCAAGGCATTCTTTGTTGACACTGTAGTAACTGCGGGATCACCCGGTGAAGCCGTACAGCTGATGGAGCCGGGGTCAGGATTCAATCCTGCTGAATTGGCCGTAGTAGAAACCGAACAAAGCCTGACCACGACTGCCGATACTGCCGCATCAGTTCAGGTTAGCTCTTATACAGACAACCGTATTGTATTACAAACATCCACTGAAGAACCCGGATTTCTGGTACTCAGTGAAATCTACTATCCTGCAGGTTGGCAAGCCACTCTAGACGGGGAACCGGTGCCAATCTATAAGACCAACTTTGTGTTGCGCGGATTTAGTATTCCTTCCGGAGAACATACCCTGGAACTTAGATTTAAGCCGACCTCTGCCATTTGGGGAGCAAGACTGGCATGGGCCGGACATATCATCATTTGGATCTGCGGACTCTTGGCGATTGGATTGATCTACCAAAGAAAGAGTTGA
- a CDS encoding glycosyltransferase: MKLKIHDLIYDTNVIHPRDEPLHMTDPLVSAIITTKNRSGMLPRALVSVRNQSYPNIEIVIVDDGSTDLTPKVIEDFEYENRLIHLRNEESLGACRARNQGIAASSGTFIAGLDDDDEWHPDRIKFLVDAYSDEFACITSDVRLAYPKRTVQWSKEKVITFNDLLYSNQVGNQVLVKKERLEKIGGFDENLEAAQDYDLWLRLAETFGPIKNVNKPLQTIHLDHEAEQITNPKSQLAGYLEFYKKHKAKMNLTQRKYQLFQIRRAQGKVTSFWEIFRWVPHSFWLNEAKRYLAKGFLKND, from the coding sequence TTGAAGCTGAAAATACATGATTTAATATATGATACCAATGTCATACACCCTCGTGACGAACCCTTACATATGACGGATCCCCTGGTTTCAGCAATTATTACCACAAAGAATAGGTCAGGAATGCTGCCACGCGCTCTTGTCTCTGTTCGCAATCAAAGCTATCCTAATATTGAAATAGTGATTGTTGATGATGGATCAACAGATCTGACTCCCAAAGTAATTGAAGATTTTGAATACGAGAATCGATTAATTCATCTACGCAATGAAGAATCACTTGGAGCCTGCCGCGCACGCAACCAGGGCATAGCAGCTTCTTCCGGTACTTTTATCGCAGGATTGGATGACGACGACGAGTGGCATCCCGATAGAATAAAATTTCTTGTGGATGCTTACAGTGATGAATTTGCCTGCATCACTTCCGATGTTCGCCTTGCCTATCCCAAAAGAACGGTACAGTGGAGCAAAGAAAAAGTAATCACCTTCAATGATTTACTCTATTCGAACCAAGTGGGCAACCAGGTACTGGTCAAAAAGGAGAGGCTGGAAAAAATAGGCGGTTTTGATGAGAATCTTGAGGCTGCACAAGATTATGATTTATGGCTGCGACTGGCGGAAACTTTCGGACCTATTAAAAATGTCAATAAACCGCTGCAGACTATTCATCTTGATCATGAAGCGGAACAGATTACGAACCCAAAGTCACAACTTGCCGGTTATTTGGAGTTTTACAAGAAACACAAAGCAAAAATGAATCTGACTCAGAGAAAATACCAGCTGTTCCAAATCCGAAGGGCCCAGGGAAAGGTCACTTCATTTTGGGAAATCTTCCGTTGGGTACCGCACTCATTTTGGCTTAATGAGGCTAAAAGATACCTCGCCAAAGGCTTTCTAAAGAATGATTAA
- a CDS encoding glycosyltransferase family 2 protein yields MNQNPEVSFIICTYNRADYLDDTLSSLLEFGNPDFTYEIVVIDNNSTDNTPQTAKKFDSLASEKGIELNYYKEEKQGLSYARNRGIGEAKAKHVVFFDDDIRATKSLIPSWCSFFRQHPEATAAGGKIHVQFDAPRPKWMSHFLLPLLGHHDLGSGQKKYPSNKYPFGGNMGFDKTIFERIGLFDTDLGRKGKQLNAAEEKELFQRIRKNSIPIHYLPGAFLYHRVGRERLTIDFVRKQALGLGSSMKMQLNEASFSEFLKNWLLELGKFLATVPIGLGYLISLQGAKTKLLFQFRYWIWKGYREET; encoded by the coding sequence ATGAATCAGAATCCGGAAGTATCATTTATTATCTGTACCTACAACCGGGCAGACTACCTGGATGACACATTGAGCAGCCTGCTTGAGTTCGGCAATCCGGATTTTACGTATGAAATTGTGGTGATCGATAACAATTCAACTGATAATACGCCTCAAACTGCGAAGAAATTTGATTCCCTGGCTTCCGAAAAAGGAATAGAACTAAACTACTATAAAGAAGAAAAACAGGGCCTGTCTTATGCAAGAAACCGGGGGATTGGTGAAGCAAAGGCCAAACATGTGGTATTCTTTGACGATGATATCCGTGCCACCAAATCGCTGATTCCCTCCTGGTGCTCTTTCTTCAGGCAGCATCCCGAGGCGACAGCGGCCGGCGGCAAGATACATGTTCAGTTTGATGCTCCGCGCCCGAAATGGATGTCCCACTTTCTCTTGCCCCTGCTGGGTCACCACGACTTGGGGAGTGGGCAGAAAAAGTATCCATCCAACAAATACCCATTCGGAGGAAATATGGGCTTTGACAAAACCATTTTCGAGCGTATCGGATTGTTCGACACCGATTTGGGAAGAAAGGGCAAACAACTTAATGCCGCAGAAGAGAAAGAGCTTTTTCAACGGATTCGCAAAAATTCGATTCCTATCCACTACCTCCCGGGGGCATTTCTATACCACAGGGTTGGCCGAGAACGTCTGACGATTGATTTTGTCAGGAAGCAGGCACTTGGATTGGGTAGCAGTATGAAGATGCAATTGAATGAAGCCTCATTCTCAGAGTTTCTTAAAAACTGGCTCCTCGAACTCGGCAAGTTCCTGGCCACTGTTCCTATAGGACTTGGATATCTAATTAGTTTGCAGGGAGCCAAGACCAAACTGCTGTTCCAATTCAGATACTGGATATGGAAAGGTTATAGAGAGGAAACATGA
- a CDS encoding ATP-grasp fold amidoligase family protein → MKFILSKLFWGILRHFLSDKNYAKFRYWLELDTSLDLKNPESFTEKIQYIKLYQRTDLRKLVADRIQVRNYVANRIGKDHLIPLLGTYETIARNDWIGLPDKFVLKANHGCGMLEIVRDKSIYDFNHIREKTEEWKNTDYYRVGREWVYKELPRKIIAEELLLDEEEEIPEDFKFFCFDGHVKVIQIDFNRFGDQKRNLYDRDFNLLDARLLYPRYEKPVSKQENLDRAIEIAETLSQNFNFIRVDLYLMKQQIYFGELTNYPGNGFKPFEPESMNIKMGELLTL, encoded by the coding sequence ATGAAATTTATTCTCTCAAAATTGTTCTGGGGAATCCTGAGGCATTTTTTGTCAGATAAAAACTATGCTAAATTCCGGTATTGGCTAGAACTCGATACCTCTCTCGACCTGAAAAATCCTGAAAGTTTCACCGAAAAAATACAGTATATAAAACTGTACCAGCGAACCGATCTACGTAAACTTGTAGCCGATCGTATTCAGGTTCGTAACTATGTAGCAAACCGAATTGGGAAAGATCACCTGATACCATTGCTGGGTACTTACGAAACAATTGCCAGAAATGACTGGATAGGACTGCCCGATAAATTTGTACTCAAGGCCAACCATGGCTGTGGGATGCTGGAAATTGTAAGAGATAAATCCATCTACGATTTCAATCATATTCGTGAGAAAACCGAAGAGTGGAAAAATACAGATTACTATCGCGTAGGACGTGAATGGGTGTACAAGGAACTTCCACGCAAGATCATTGCAGAGGAGCTTTTATTGGATGAAGAGGAAGAAATCCCGGAAGACTTCAAGTTTTTCTGTTTTGATGGTCATGTTAAAGTCATACAAATTGATTTTAATCGCTTCGGAGATCAAAAAAGAAATTTGTACGATCGTGATTTTAATCTTTTAGATGCCCGCCTTCTCTATCCACGCTATGAAAAGCCTGTCTCAAAACAGGAAAATTTGGATCGCGCAATAGAAATTGCTGAAACATTATCTCAAAATTTCAATTTCATACGTGTAGATTTGTACCTTATGAAACAGCAAATCTACTTTGGTGAACTTACCAATTATCCGGGTAACGGTTTCAAACCTTTTGAGCCGGAATCCATGAATATTAAGATGGGTGAGCTTCTGACACTGTAA
- a CDS encoding sulfotransferase translates to MKRIHIVGVSPRTGTTLMAEAMDACFNIDYSTDHEDSLFRRAPDAAHIYLSKCPRDILIVGPSLILDPHLYVICMMRDPRDIIVSKHKKDPDHYWAGLKFWKYYTRELPKLIKQSRFILIRYEDFVRDPDQIQNKILSEIPFLKKQAPFSRFHEVATVSGSSEEALRGVRPISPASVGKWKQHKSRIAGQLKLHASISEDLIRYGYEEDESWKTTLKGIEPNLEPSHFSEHMTLKGKLSRRAGRYVEALRRALECFLGFRIPILKSG, encoded by the coding sequence ATGAAACGGATTCATATAGTTGGGGTAAGTCCGAGGACAGGTACCACCCTCATGGCAGAAGCGATGGATGCCTGTTTTAATATCGATTACAGCACCGATCATGAAGACTCCCTTTTCCGCAGGGCTCCCGATGCGGCGCATATCTATTTATCAAAATGTCCCAGAGACATACTCATTGTCGGACCTAGCCTTATTTTAGATCCGCACTTATACGTAATCTGTATGATGCGTGATCCGAGAGATATAATCGTCAGCAAGCACAAAAAAGATCCCGATCACTATTGGGCCGGACTGAAATTCTGGAAGTATTACACTCGTGAACTACCCAAACTAATAAAACAATCGCGGTTCATATTGATTCGATATGAAGACTTCGTGCGTGATCCCGACCAAATTCAGAACAAAATTTTAAGCGAGATACCTTTTTTAAAAAAGCAGGCTCCCTTCAGCCGCTTTCATGAAGTGGCTACGGTCTCGGGTTCATCGGAAGAGGCATTGCGTGGAGTGCGACCAATAAGTCCGGCCAGTGTTGGCAAATGGAAGCAACATAAAAGCCGAATAGCCGGTCAACTCAAACTTCACGCTTCCATAAGTGAAGATTTAATAAGGTACGGCTATGAAGAGGATGAATCCTGGAAAACAACACTCAAGGGAATAGAACCCAACCTGGAACCCAGCCATTTTTCCGAACATATGACCCTCAAAGGAAAATTATCTAGAAGAGCCGGAAGATATGTGGAAGCCTTACGAAGAGCACTGGAATGTTTCCTGGGATTCCGTATTCCTATTCTGAAGTCCGGCTGA
- a CDS encoding lipopolysaccharide biosynthesis protein — protein MGVILKQSVQNTVISYLGVALGFVSTILLFPNILTADQYGLTRFLLSPAFVFAQFAHLGIKNVVIRYFPYFKHTRDSRSRLFTLTVLVAMVGFLIFSLLFFSLENILIDYYQEKSPLFTEYYLYLVPLVFAILFFETLNNYVRALQDSITGSFLNEVVMRVLIIILLIVHFFDFISFELFMVGFVSSYCLQPLYLAVYLYRRDELTFSNPINDNIRRLAKSMSVYGLYSLLGGITVHLVGNIDIIMLGSLSDLANTAVYAIAFYVGSVITVPQRSILKIAIPVLADLIKEKKHEQILNLYRRTSLNQIIAGSLLFIGIWANMHNLLGLLPEAYQGAKWVIITIGAAKLFDMATGINGGIIMNSKYYRFDLYTNILLVILTITTNYLLIPTYGIMGAAIATAFSIFVYNAIKMVFVWIKFSMQPFQWTAPVVLLIAAVCLLLSFEIPYLFNFYFDVILRSLLIAIVFLGSILLFNLSDDLKSLVNETLKRTGDLLHKK, from the coding sequence TTGGGAGTAATATTAAAACAGAGTGTTCAGAATACCGTCATTTCCTACCTTGGAGTGGCCCTCGGTTTTGTATCTACCATACTGCTTTTCCCTAATATTTTGACGGCCGACCAGTACGGCCTCACGCGATTTCTCCTCTCCCCGGCATTTGTTTTCGCCCAGTTTGCACACCTGGGGATTAAAAACGTTGTTATTCGATACTTCCCCTATTTCAAGCACACCAGGGATTCCCGAAGCAGGTTATTTACCCTGACTGTGCTCGTGGCTATGGTAGGATTTTTGATATTTTCACTGCTTTTTTTCTCACTCGAAAATATCCTGATAGACTATTACCAAGAGAAGTCGCCTCTTTTTACGGAGTACTATCTATACCTGGTCCCACTGGTTTTCGCCATTCTATTTTTTGAGACACTGAACAACTACGTACGAGCCCTGCAGGATTCCATTACTGGTTCATTTCTCAATGAGGTTGTGATGCGAGTACTCATCATCATTTTGCTGATTGTTCACTTCTTTGATTTTATCTCTTTTGAATTATTCATGGTCGGTTTTGTCAGCAGTTACTGTCTGCAACCGCTTTACCTGGCAGTATACTTATATCGAAGGGATGAATTAACCTTTTCCAACCCTATCAACGATAACATCCGGCGATTGGCGAAGAGTATGAGCGTTTATGGGCTCTATTCCCTTCTTGGCGGAATTACTGTTCACCTGGTGGGCAATATTGACATTATCATGCTGGGGTCGCTGAGTGATCTGGCAAATACGGCGGTATATGCCATCGCTTTCTATGTAGGTTCGGTTATTACCGTACCACAGCGCTCTATCCTGAAAATTGCCATTCCGGTTCTTGCAGATCTCATCAAAGAGAAAAAACATGAGCAGATTTTAAATTTATACCGGCGCACTTCCTTGAATCAGATTATCGCCGGGAGTTTGCTCTTTATTGGTATCTGGGCCAATATGCATAATCTCCTTGGACTACTACCTGAAGCTTATCAAGGAGCAAAATGGGTCATCATCACTATAGGTGCAGCCAAACTATTTGATATGGCAACCGGTATCAATGGCGGTATCATCATGAACTCAAAATATTATCGTTTTGACCTTTATACCAATATCCTGCTGGTAATACTCACCATTACTACAAACTACCTGCTAATACCAACCTATGGTATTATGGGAGCAGCCATAGCTACGGCATTCTCCATATTTGTTTACAATGCTATAAAGATGGTATTTGTCTGGATCAAGTTCTCCATGCAACCCTTTCAATGGACCGCACCGGTTGTACTGCTTATTGCCGCAGTTTGCCTGTTGCTATCATTTGAAATACCCTACCTATTCAACTTTTATTTTGACGTCATTTTGCGGTCTCTGCTAATTGCCATTGTATTTTTAGGTTCAATTCTACTTTTTAACCTTTCCGATGATCTAAAGTCATTAGTCAATGAGACGTTGAAAAGAACAGGGGATTTACTGCACAAAAAATAG
- a CDS encoding NAD(P)H-quinone oxidoreductase — MKAIRVINKGESSSLEIKDYPTPEPKEHEIRVKIEATAINRADLHQRAGKYPPPEGASEILGLEMAGIVDKVGTKVKRWSKGDHVFGLLPGGGYCQYCTMHEDMAMPLPENLSFEEAAAVPETFLTAYQALSWLGNLQQLETVLIHAGGSGVGTSAIQLAKQLFSATIITTAGKQRKLETCRQLGAQYAYNYKEQDFAEEITNELGENAVNLVVDFIGAPYWEKNIEVLSMDGRLVYLSFLGGHRLERMSLSPLLKKRLKVMGSTLRSRSLEYKIELTQAFSSDCMRLLEEGSLGPVIDSVFDWEDTEEAHQRMEDNENTGKIVLTGM, encoded by the coding sequence ATGAAGGCCATACGTGTAATAAACAAAGGAGAAAGCTCATCTCTTGAAATCAAGGATTATCCTACACCGGAGCCAAAAGAGCATGAAATTAGGGTAAAAATTGAGGCAACAGCCATAAATCGCGCCGACCTGCACCAGAGGGCGGGGAAATATCCTCCTCCCGAGGGTGCCAGTGAAATACTTGGACTCGAGATGGCAGGCATTGTTGATAAGGTAGGAACTAAGGTCAAGCGCTGGTCGAAAGGGGATCATGTCTTTGGATTGTTGCCGGGCGGCGGCTATTGCCAGTATTGTACCATGCATGAAGATATGGCCATGCCGCTTCCCGAGAATCTATCCTTTGAGGAAGCTGCGGCAGTACCGGAGACTTTCCTGACAGCATACCAGGCGCTAAGCTGGCTGGGGAATCTACAACAGTTGGAAACGGTGTTGATCCATGCGGGGGGCAGCGGTGTCGGGACTTCGGCCATACAATTGGCCAAGCAGCTGTTTAGTGCTACGATTATCACTACGGCAGGTAAGCAGCGAAAACTGGAAACTTGCCGCCAGCTAGGTGCCCAATACGCATACAACTACAAAGAACAGGATTTCGCTGAAGAAATTACCAATGAGCTCGGTGAAAATGCGGTAAACCTGGTTGTGGACTTTATCGGGGCTCCCTACTGGGAAAAAAACATTGAGGTATTGTCGATGGACGGACGCTTGGTTTATCTCTCCTTCTTGGGCGGCCACCGGTTGGAAAGGATGAGTCTTTCGCCTCTGCTTAAGAAAAGGCTAAAGGTGATGGGTTCCACTCTTCGTTCCAGATCCTTGGAATACAAAATTGAACTCACCCAGGCTTTTAGCAGTGATTGCATGCGCCTGCTGGAGGAAGGAAGTTTGGGCCCTGTAATAGATTCGGTATTTGACTGGGAGGATACCGAGGAGGCCCATCAAAGAATGGAAGACAACGAAAACACCGGTAAAATTGTGCTCACGGGTATGTGA
- a CDS encoding GxxExxY protein: MLKHRELSSKIIKAFYEVYNELGPGFIESVYESALSLVLIDYGFSVKRQYPIEVYFREKIIGEFRADILVEEKVILELKSVSKIRSEHKAQLINYLKATDIDLGLLLNFGDKTEFQRYIFDKRRKPHKYP, from the coding sequence ATGTTGAAGCATAGAGAATTGAGTAGCAAAATTATCAAAGCATTTTATGAAGTTTATAATGAACTGGGTCCCGGATTTATTGAGTCGGTTTATGAAAGTGCTTTATCTCTGGTACTGATTGATTACGGGTTCTCCGTAAAGAGACAATATCCTATAGAAGTCTATTTCCGCGAGAAAATTATTGGGGAATTCAGAGCTGATATTCTAGTTGAAGAGAAAGTAATCCTGGAACTCAAATCTGTGTCTAAAATACGTTCGGAACATAAAGCGCAATTAATAAACTATTTGAAGGCGACAGATATAGATTTGGGACTTTTATTGAACTTTGGTGACAAGACAGAATTTCAACGCTATATTTTTGATAAAAGAAGAAAACCACATAAATATCCGTGA
- the hisS gene encoding histidine--tRNA ligase, with translation MAQPKFSTHLGMVDILPDEVGKWQAIERIIHEEARKFNFEEIRTPIMEQTELIARGVGQLTDIVTKEMFAFERGDDHYVLRPECTAPVVRAFVEHHLEQRGGSQNLYYIGPMFRAERPQKGRQRQFHQFGAEIIGPDDPIADVEIISLMLSIYNRVGITNTTLKINSVGDPESRAAYKEALKNYFRPHLDEMSEISRERFEKNPMRILDSKEEEDQEFIAKAPVITEYLSEETEEHYARVKTHLDELEISYTEDPHLVRGLDYYTRTAFELISPDLGAQDALGGGGRYDLLVEEIGGQHTPAVGFAAGIERLLIACEELDISLGEEKSVDIYIVTIGENARTWALNHLPKLRANGISAAMDYMGRSVKAQMKDADRENAKYTIIVGDNELKEGKFTLRDMKASEEEALDFENIVERLKKKV, from the coding sequence ATGGCGCAGCCAAAGTTCAGCACACATCTCGGAATGGTAGATATCTTGCCCGACGAGGTAGGTAAATGGCAAGCAATTGAACGCATCATCCATGAAGAGGCCCGGAAGTTCAACTTCGAAGAGATTCGCACTCCCATCATGGAGCAGACCGAACTGATCGCCCGGGGTGTGGGACAGCTGACCGACATAGTCACCAAAGAGATGTTTGCATTTGAACGGGGCGACGACCACTATGTCCTGCGTCCGGAGTGTACCGCCCCTGTGGTTCGTGCGTTTGTAGAACATCACCTGGAGCAGCGAGGAGGTTCACAAAACTTATACTATATCGGTCCGATGTTCCGTGCGGAGCGACCTCAAAAAGGCCGGCAGCGACAGTTTCACCAGTTTGGTGCAGAAATCATCGGTCCGGATGATCCAATTGCCGATGTCGAAATTATTTCACTGATGCTCTCTATATACAACCGAGTCGGCATCACCAATACTACCCTAAAGATTAACTCCGTCGGTGATCCCGAAAGCCGTGCCGCTTATAAAGAAGCGCTTAAGAATTATTTCCGTCCACACCTTGACGAAATGAGTGAAATTTCACGAGAGCGTTTTGAAAAAAATCCGATGCGCATACTCGATTCGAAGGAGGAAGAGGACCAGGAATTTATAGCAAAAGCTCCTGTCATCACCGAATACCTGAGTGAAGAGACGGAAGAACATTATGCCAGGGTCAAAACGCATCTCGATGAGCTTGAAATATCCTACACCGAAGACCCGCACCTGGTAAGAGGTTTGGATTACTATACACGTACAGCTTTTGAGCTGATAAGTCCCGATCTCGGAGCCCAGGATGCACTGGGCGGCGGAGGTCGATACGATCTACTGGTTGAAGAAATTGGAGGACAACACACCCCTGCGGTCGGCTTTGCTGCGGGTATAGAACGGCTGCTGATAGCCTGCGAAGAGCTGGATATCTCTTTAGGTGAGGAAAAGTCCGTAGATATCTATATCGTTACGATTGGTGAAAATGCCAGAACCTGGGCCCTTAACCACCTGCCTAAACTTCGTGCCAACGGCATATCTGCAGCCATGGATTACATGGGCCGCTCGGTAAAAGCACAGATGAAAGACGCTGACCGCGAAAATGCCAAATACACCATAATCGTCGGTGATAATGAACTAAAAGAGGGAAAATTCACCCTAAGGGATATGAAAGCCAGTGAGGAAGAAGCACTGGATTTTGAAAATATTGTCGAGAGGTTAAAGAAGAAAGTATAG